The proteins below are encoded in one region of Thermodesulfovibrio thiophilus DSM 17215:
- the lspA gene encoding signal peptidase II — MSSRLKKSLSLIFIILLVDQIAKYAALKFLSPYGIVRILPFFNLVYVENTGTAFGMFKFLGSGFFIFVAVLATLFLVYLYLKDSKNWFVYSLIIAGALGNIIDRLIYGYVIDFVDLHIGTVHWPAFNIADTAISIGIVLFLYKNFKK, encoded by the coding sequence ATGTCCTCAAGACTTAAAAAATCTCTGTCTTTAATTTTCATTATTCTTTTAGTTGACCAGATTGCAAAATATGCTGCTCTTAAATTTTTATCTCCGTATGGAATAGTTAGAATACTTCCATTTTTTAATCTGGTTTATGTTGAAAATACAGGAACTGCTTTTGGAATGTTTAAATTCCTGGGTTCTGGATTTTTTATTTTTGTTGCTGTACTTGCAACATTATTTCTTGTTTATTTGTATTTAAAAGATTCTAAAAACTGGTTTGTTTATTCTTTAATAATAGCTGGAGCACTTGGAAATATTATAGATAGATTAATTTATGGATATGTTATAGATTTTGTTGATCTTCATATAGGCACAGTTCATTGGCCAGCATTCAACATTGCGGATACTGCAATAAGTATAGGGATTGTTTTGTTTCTCTACAAAAATTTTAAAAAATGA
- the tsaE gene encoding tRNA (adenosine(37)-N6)-threonylcarbamoyltransferase complex ATPase subunit type 1 TsaE: MKVFTYSEQETKTFGKMIGTYIKNSGINVIALYGEMGAGKTVLTKGIASAFGIEEKDIASSSFVIVSQYPEVDFYHIDLYRVDNIKEEELDLWEYFEHGTCVVEWAERLNDLPEKTLKITINLVDEKIRVMEMEL; the protein is encoded by the coding sequence ATGAAAGTTTTTACATATTCAGAACAGGAAACCAAAACTTTTGGTAAGATGATAGGAACATACATTAAAAATTCAGGGATTAATGTTATAGCTCTTTATGGAGAAATGGGAGCAGGCAAAACTGTTTTGACAAAGGGTATTGCATCTGCTTTTGGTATTGAGGAGAAAGATATTGCAAGCTCTAGTTTTGTGATAGTATCTCAATATCCAGAAGTCGATTTCTATCATATTGATCTTTACAGAGTTGATAATATTAAAGAAGAAGAACTTGATTTGTGGGAATATTTTGAACACGGTACATGTGTGGTAGAATGGGCAGAAAGGTTAAATGATTTGCCTGAAAAAACATTAAAGATTACAATAAATTTAGTTGATGAAAAAATAAGAGTTATGGAAATGGAGCTTTAA
- a CDS encoding NAD(+)/NADH kinase, with protein MFRKVSILYKENDNLAIETAMKVQEWLKNKNVECVLFHSVGAFSSFNHSEIMAIQSSDAVIVLGGDGTMLSASRIINGRKIPIIGINMGTLGFITEIQRTDLWKSLELIFSGSYDIEERSMLNAQVFRDEETINEYLGLNDLVIGKGIMAKISDFELIINNMYVSTIKADGIIISTPTGSTAYNLSAGGPILFPTLKGLVFTPICPHTLSVRPVVLPDNFIIDLVISSNVKDIFLTIDGQIGFPLKINDRVRCRVADEKTYLIAPVGRDYFRVLREKLRWGER; from the coding sequence ATGTTCAGGAAAGTTTCAATTCTCTATAAGGAAAATGATAATTTAGCTATTGAAACAGCTATGAAGGTTCAGGAATGGCTGAAAAATAAAAATGTTGAATGTGTGCTTTTTCATTCTGTGGGAGCATTTTCATCATTTAATCATTCAGAAATAATGGCAATTCAGAGTTCTGATGCGGTGATAGTTCTTGGTGGAGATGGTACAATGCTATCAGCATCAAGAATTATTAATGGAAGAAAAATTCCAATAATTGGAATAAATATGGGAACTCTTGGATTCATAACCGAGATTCAGAGAACTGATTTATGGAAGAGCTTAGAGTTGATATTTTCTGGTAGTTATGATATTGAAGAAAGAAGCATGCTAAATGCTCAGGTATTCAGGGATGAAGAGACAATTAATGAGTATCTTGGACTTAATGACCTTGTAATCGGTAAGGGTATTATGGCTAAAATTTCAGATTTTGAATTAATCATCAACAATATGTATGTATCAACAATAAAGGCAGATGGTATAATAATATCCACTCCTACAGGTTCAACAGCCTATAATCTCTCAGCTGGAGGTCCGATTCTTTTCCCAACCCTTAAAGGTCTTGTATTTACACCAATATGTCCTCATACTTTAAGTGTAAGGCCTGTGGTTCTTCCTGACAATTTTATAATTGATCTGGTTATATCTTCAAATGTTAAGGATATATTTTTAACCATAGACGGACAGATTGGATTTCCTCTTAAGATAAATGATAGAGTAAGATGCAGGGTTGCTGATGAAAAGACTTATTTAATTGCACCTGTTGGAAGAGACTATTTTAGAGTTTTAAGAGAAAAGCTTAGATGGGGAGAGAGATAA
- a CDS encoding uracil-DNA glycosylase, with the protein MGREITNIVEILNFYQALGFRELPINFFQSLIPSIQYSSTNIISNQSGSEILKEKNRFTDKDSLTDVMDELNKQIKHCIKCTLSNSRTHPVCGEGDLNSDIMFVGEAPGVEEDLQGKPFVGEAGKLLTSLIEKIGFTRKDIYITNTVKCHPPKNREPFESEISTCFDYLKKEIEIVKPKVIMTLGKVATFALMGAKGKIRDIHISKIRGQMFYYNNIPVIPTFHPAYLLRNRKDKWLTWEDAQQALRRLK; encoded by the coding sequence ATGGGGAGAGAGATAACTAATATTGTCGAGATTCTAAATTTTTATCAAGCTCTTGGATTCAGGGAGTTACCTATTAATTTCTTTCAGTCTCTTATTCCTTCAATTCAATATAGTTCAACTAATATCATTTCAAATCAAAGCGGAAGCGAAATTCTGAAAGAGAAAAATAGATTTACTGATAAGGATTCTTTGACTGATGTAATGGATGAACTTAATAAGCAGATTAAACATTGTATAAAGTGTACATTAAGCAATTCACGGACACATCCAGTATGCGGTGAAGGTGATTTAAATTCAGATATAATGTTTGTTGGTGAAGCACCAGGAGTTGAAGAGGATTTGCAGGGAAAACCTTTTGTTGGTGAAGCAGGGAAGCTTTTAACTAGTCTGATAGAGAAAATAGGATTTACAAGGAAAGATATATATATAACAAATACTGTGAAATGTCATCCTCCAAAGAACAGAGAGCCATTTGAAAGTGAGATATCAACCTGTTTCGACTATTTGAAAAAAGAGATAGAAATAGTTAAACCCAAGGTTATAATGACTCTTGGTAAGGTTGCTACATTTGCATTGATGGGAGCGAAAGGAAAAATCAGGGATATTCATATTTCTAAAATAAGAGGACAGATGTTTTATTACAATAATATTCCTGTTATTCCTACCTTTCATCCTGCTTATTTGCTCAGAAACAGAAAAGATAAATGGCTTACATGGGAGGATGCACAGCAGGCTCTAAGGAGGCTTAAATGA
- a CDS encoding HIT family protein produces the protein MKVLWAPWRIEYISGEKEKGCIFCEKPNDSKDRDNLILYRGKLAFIIMNKYPYTSGHLMVVPYRHVQSLEELNTDELTECMILTVKCLKCLKKRLHPDGFNVGLNIGVVASASIDEHLHWHIVPRWAGDVGFMTILEDIRVVPEHILATYDKLYPCFKEEE, from the coding sequence ATGAAAGTACTATGGGCACCATGGAGAATTGAATATATTTCTGGAGAGAAGGAAAAAGGATGCATATTCTGTGAAAAGCCAAATGACAGCAAGGACAGGGATAATTTGATTCTGTACAGGGGCAAACTTGCTTTTATCATTATGAATAAATATCCATATACATCAGGTCATCTCATGGTTGTTCCTTATAGACATGTGCAGAGTCTAGAAGAACTCAATACAGATGAACTTACAGAATGTATGATTCTTACAGTTAAGTGTTTGAAGTGTCTTAAAAAAAGGCTCCATCCAGACGGATTCAATGTGGGGTTAAACATCGGTGTTGTGGCATCAGCAAGCATTGATGAGCATCTTCACTGGCATATTGTTCCGAGATGGGCAGGAGATGTTGGCTTTATGACAATTCTTGAGGATATTCGTGTAGTTCCCGAGCATATCCTTGCAACTTATGACAAACTGTATCCGTGTTTTAAGGAGGAAGAATAA
- a CDS encoding D-sedoheptulose-7-phosphate isomerase: MEIDNKIRKAFEDSIRVKEQFFRENIPLIKEVAELIAKTLNEGGKIFIFGNGGSATDASHIAAEFVNRFKRERPGLPAISLNTDMAVLTAIANDYDYSEVFAKQIKALGQSGDIAIGISTSGASRNVIKAVEAARKRGLKTIAFTSTKGEKLISKVDHAFSVPSEETPRIQETHITLAHILCELVEDILFEIPTTKKKLKQ, encoded by the coding sequence ATGGAGATAGACAACAAGATTAGAAAAGCGTTTGAGGACTCAATAAGAGTAAAGGAGCAGTTTTTCAGAGAAAATATACCTCTCATTAAAGAAGTGGCTGAATTGATAGCGAAAACACTTAATGAGGGAGGCAAAATTTTTATATTTGGAAATGGTGGAAGTGCTACAGATGCATCACATATTGCTGCAGAGTTTGTAAATCGATTTAAAAGGGAAAGACCGGGTCTTCCTGCTATTTCATTGAACACAGATATGGCTGTACTTACTGCAATAGCAAATGATTATGATTACTCTGAAGTATTTGCAAAGCAGATTAAGGCACTTGGACAGTCCGGTGATATTGCTATTGGAATCAGTACCTCAGGGGCATCAAGAAATGTTATAAAGGCGGTTGAAGCGGCCAGAAAAAGAGGGCTTAAAACAATAGCATTTACAAGCACAAAAGGCGAAAAACTGATATCAAAGGTAGACCATGCATTTTCAGTTCCATCAGAAGAGACTCCCAGAATTCAGGAGACACATATCACACTTGCTCATATTTTATGCGAACTTGTTGAGGATATATTATTTGAAATACCGACAACCAAAAAGAAACTGAAACAATGA
- the ruvC gene encoding crossover junction endodeoxyribonuclease RuvC, whose translation MTVIGIDPGSRHFGYGLIESKSMKLIYGGTINISHSLNLPERLKSIYEILTDIVKTYMPDEMAVEKIFAGKKIPSSFILGYARAIAFLVAAQMEIPVYEYSSTEIKKALTGYGRAHKIQVKSMVHNFLNINNRISYDCSDALAVAICHINSKNVEYFFQNNIKRN comes from the coding sequence ATGACAGTTATAGGCATTGATCCTGGAAGCAGACATTTTGGATATGGATTGATTGAGTCAAAATCAATGAAGTTGATTTATGGAGGCACTATTAATATTTCCCATAGTTTGAACCTTCCTGAACGATTGAAATCTATTTATGAAATTCTTACAGATATAGTTAAAACGTATATGCCTGATGAAATGGCTGTTGAAAAAATATTTGCAGGTAAAAAGATTCCTTCTTCATTTATTCTTGGATATGCAAGAGCAATAGCTTTTTTAGTTGCGGCTCAAATGGAAATACCTGTTTATGAGTATAGTTCAACAGAGATAAAAAAAGCGCTGACAGGATATGGAAGGGCTCATAAGATTCAGGTTAAAAGCATGGTACATAACTTTTTAAATATAAATAATCGTATTTCCTATGACTGTTCTGATGCACTTGCTGTTGCAATATGTCACATAAACTCAAAGAATGTTGAGTATTTTTTTCAAAACAACATCAAAAGAAACTAA
- the ruvA gene encoding Holliday junction branch migration protein RuvA, whose translation MLDFIKGKIIAVKLDRVIVQTGGFGYSIKIPLRVSRDINTDDEILLYTSLVLKEESINIYGFLETSERHLFEELIKISGIGPTTAMNILSAYDRGTLYKIVEEEDIKSLSKIPGIGKKTAQRIFLELKGVLPSLDYEKDLKYEDILSALINLGYKRTDAKEVLEKIYQKDKTEETIIREALSILSGKDGK comes from the coding sequence ATGCTTGATTTTATAAAAGGTAAGATTATTGCTGTTAAATTAGACAGGGTTATTGTTCAAACAGGCGGATTTGGTTATTCAATAAAAATACCGCTTAGAGTTTCCAGAGATATTAATACAGATGATGAAATTCTGCTTTATACTTCGCTGGTTTTAAAAGAAGAATCCATAAATATTTATGGTTTTTTAGAGACATCAGAAAGACATCTTTTTGAGGAATTAATAAAAATTTCTGGAATTGGTCCTACAACAGCAATGAATATTCTTTCAGCCTATGACAGGGGAACTCTTTATAAGATAGTTGAAGAGGAAGATATAAAATCACTCAGTAAAATTCCAGGAATTGGGAAGAAGACGGCTCAAAGGATTTTTCTTGAACTAAAAGGTGTTTTGCCTTCTTTAGATTATGAGAAAGACCTAAAATATGAAGATATCCTCTCTGCCCTTATTAATCTTGGTTACAAAAGAACGGATGCAAAGGAAGTTTTAGAAAAAATTTATCAAAAAGATAAAACTGAGGAAACAATAATCAGAGAGGCCTTGAGCATTCTTTCGGGTAAAGATGGAAAATAA
- the ruvB gene encoding Holliday junction branch migration DNA helicase RuvB: MENNEILDITLRPRSLREFIGQKKIKENIEVFIKAALIRQEPLDHVLFCGPPGLGKTTLATVIANELGVNIKSTSGPVLERAGDVAAILTNLSDRDILFIDEIHRLPRVVEEILYPAMEDFTLDIIVGQGPSARSIKINLPRFTLIGATTRTGLITSPLRDRFGVVFRLEFYNPDELKEIVSRSSKILGISINDDAAMEIARKSRGTPRIANRLLKRIRDFAQVKDKDTIDLNTARGALFAMDVDDYGLDEMDRKILLTIIEKFNGGPAGIDSIAASLREDKDTIEDVYEPYLMQEGFIERTARGRVATRLAYEVLKKKSPERLF, encoded by the coding sequence ATGGAAAATAATGAAATTTTAGATATAACCCTAAGGCCTAGAAGTTTAAGAGAATTTATAGGGCAGAAAAAAATTAAAGAGAATATTGAAGTTTTTATAAAAGCAGCACTTATCAGACAGGAACCTCTTGACCATGTTCTTTTCTGTGGGCCACCAGGGCTTGGAAAAACAACTCTTGCAACAGTTATAGCCAATGAATTAGGCGTTAATATAAAGAGTACATCAGGCCCTGTTTTAGAAAGAGCAGGTGACGTTGCAGCAATTTTAACAAATCTCTCAGATAGAGATATTCTTTTTATTGATGAAATTCACAGACTTCCAAGAGTGGTTGAAGAGATTTTATATCCTGCAATGGAGGATTTTACACTTGATATAATAGTTGGGCAGGGACCTTCCGCCCGATCTATCAAGATTAATCTGCCAAGATTTACTCTTATTGGTGCTACAACAAGAACAGGTTTGATTACATCGCCTCTTAGAGATAGATTTGGAGTTGTGTTCAGACTGGAGTTTTACAATCCAGATGAACTCAAAGAAATAGTATCAAGATCATCAAAAATACTCGGGATTTCTATAAACGACGATGCAGCTATGGAGATTGCGAGAAAGTCTCGTGGTACACCAAGAATTGCAAACAGATTGCTTAAAAGAATTAGAGATTTTGCTCAGGTAAAGGATAAAGATACAATAGACCTGAATACAGCCAGGGGAGCCTTATTTGCTATGGATGTTGATGATTATGGTCTTGATGAAATGGACAGAAAAATTCTTCTCACAATTATTGAAAAATTCAATGGTGGTCCTGCAGGTATTGACTCAATAGCAGCATCATTAAGGGAAGATAAAGATACAATTGAAGATGTCTATGAGCCATATCTTATGCAGGAGGGCTTTATTGAAAGAACAGCAAGAGGCAGGGTGGCAACACGACTTGCTTATGAGGTTTTAAAAAAGAAAAGCCCTGAGAGGTTGTTTTAG
- a CDS encoding epoxyqueuosine reductase QueH, with product MQILLHACCSNCAIYPVEVLKNKGFEIILFWYNPNIHPFSEYKLRLESLKKFQQLANINAIYDEDYREFYKFLRIIVGREKERCLVCYKMRLEKTAEQAKQLSIESFTTTLLVSPYQNFDKIVEIGSETGKYFGINFIVEDFREGFRKSMFSAKQLNLYRQKYCGCIYSEAERYLKTINYE from the coding sequence ATGCAAATACTGCTTCATGCCTGTTGCAGTAACTGTGCAATCTATCCAGTTGAAGTTCTTAAAAATAAAGGGTTTGAGATAATTCTTTTCTGGTATAATCCCAATATTCATCCATTTAGTGAATATAAATTGAGACTTGAGTCTCTGAAAAAGTTTCAGCAATTAGCAAATATCAATGCTATATATGACGAAGATTACAGAGAATTTTATAAATTTCTACGAATAATTGTCGGAAGGGAAAAAGAAAGATGCCTGGTATGTTATAAAATGAGACTTGAAAAGACTGCTGAACAGGCAAAACAGCTCAGTATTGAGAGTTTTACGACCACTTTACTGGTAAGTCCTTATCAGAATTTTGATAAAATAGTAGAAATAGGTAGTGAGACTGGTAAATATTTCGGGATTAATTTCATTGTTGAGGACTTCAGAGAAGGCTTTAGAAAATCGATGTTCTCAGCAAAACAACTTAACCTTTACAGACAGAAATACTGCGGATGTATATATTCAGAAGCTGAAAGATATTTAAAAACAATAAATTATGAATGA
- a CDS encoding DUF2905 domain-containing protein yields MNEIGKVLIVIGIIIIIMGLLMIAADKLSFIGKLPGDIVIKKKNFVFYFPLATSILLSIILSFVFYFLSKR; encoded by the coding sequence ATGAATGAAATTGGAAAAGTCTTAATTGTTATTGGAATAATTATAATTATTATGGGATTATTGATGATAGCTGCTGATAAACTTTCTTTTATTGGTAAACTTCCTGGGGATATTGTAATTAAAAAAAAGAACTTTGTTTTTTATTTCCCACTTGCAACATCAATACTGTTAAGTATTATACTTAGTTTTGTATTTTATTTCTTGAGTAAAAGATGA
- a CDS encoding SpoIID/LytB domain-containing protein, with the protein MKLIRFIFVIIVSLFFFTQVYPMDNNENSYIRVLIGDRRPTSNELEKIKKISAKAIVNGSIYQGEIEIWKGKDGYFLIDVVELEDYVKGVVASEVGIHWPEEALKAQAVLARTYAITHIIRNRTRNFYDVTSSVFHQVYRGDESTEETEKAVKETKGQILSYNGEPVIAFYHACSVGSTEDPEEVFGREVPYLKPVNVPSTPSPYTLWEKKISFEMLGKALSMKKIEDIRIISNTKTNRVKELGFSDGKNEKIVKATELRRLLNWSVLPSTMIKSIKIEKDGVIFEGSGYGHGVGMCQWCAFQMAQEGKSYKEILQYFYPGTEITTLNGNN; encoded by the coding sequence ATGAAACTAATAAGATTTATATTTGTAATAATTGTCAGTTTATTTTTTTTCACACAAGTTTATCCTATGGATAATAATGAGAACTCTTATATAAGAGTTCTCATAGGAGATAGAAGACCTACTTCAAATGAGCTTGAAAAAATAAAAAAAATATCAGCAAAGGCAATTGTCAATGGGTCAATTTATCAGGGCGAAATTGAGATTTGGAAAGGAAAAGATGGATATTTTTTAATAGATGTGGTTGAACTGGAAGATTATGTAAAGGGAGTAGTTGCATCAGAGGTTGGAATTCACTGGCCAGAAGAAGCCTTAAAAGCTCAGGCTGTTTTAGCACGAACCTATGCTATTACTCATATTATTCGAAATAGAACCAGAAATTTTTATGATGTTACATCTTCTGTATTTCATCAGGTTTACAGAGGAGATGAGTCAACAGAGGAAACTGAGAAAGCTGTTAAAGAAACAAAAGGACAGATACTGAGTTATAATGGAGAACCTGTAATTGCTTTCTATCATGCTTGCAGTGTTGGTAGTACAGAAGATCCCGAAGAGGTTTTTGGAAGAGAAGTTCCCTATTTAAAACCTGTTAATGTCCCATCTACGCCTTCTCCATATACACTTTGGGAAAAGAAAATCAGCTTTGAAATGCTTGGGAAGGCTTTATCAATGAAGAAAATAGAAGACATCAGAATAATAAGCAATACAAAAACAAATAGAGTAAAGGAACTTGGATTCAGTGATGGTAAGAATGAAAAAATAGTGAAAGCAACTGAGTTAAGGAGGCTTTTGAACTGGTCAGTTTTGCCAAGTACAATGATAAAATCTATCAAAATTGAGAAGGATGGAGTGATTTTTGAAGGAAGTGGCTATGGTCATGGAGTTGGGATGTGTCAGTGGTGTGCTTTTCAGATGGCACAGGAGGGTAAGAGTTATAAAGAAATTTTGCAGTATTTTTATCCGGGAACAGAAATAACAACTCTCAATGGAAATAACTAA
- the queA gene encoding tRNA preQ1(34) S-adenosylmethionine ribosyltransferase-isomerase QueA, which yields MEITKLDYSLPCDLIAQRPLSKRDRARLLVLHRDTGQIEHRLFFEIVEYFNKGDMLVINNTKVIPAKLFCKKASGGKIEVLLIREKKSSPKEVVWEVMTKGSYEGDILIDEYIIELRKNCNGRELVFKNMSYEDVRNFIKAKGSMPLPPYIKRQPEQSDKENYQTVYARFNGSIAAPTAGLHFTEELLERIKDKGVILREITLHVGVGTFKPIKVKNLQEHEMDFEYFEIDKKVLNETYETRKKGKKVFSVGTTTTRALEGYASGQYEDNGSDENKIKGTTNIFIYPGYEFKMINAFITNFHLPKSTPLAMVYAFCDIDKVKKAYTEAIEKQYRFFSYGDAMLII from the coding sequence ATGGAAATAACTAAGCTTGATTATTCATTACCATGCGATTTAATTGCCCAGCGTCCTTTGTCTAAAAGAGACAGGGCTCGCTTGCTTGTTTTACACAGAGATACAGGACAGATAGAGCATAGACTTTTTTTTGAAATTGTTGAATATTTCAATAAAGGCGATATGCTTGTGATTAACAATACAAAAGTCATTCCAGCGAAGCTTTTTTGCAAAAAAGCTTCTGGTGGTAAAATCGAAGTTTTATTAATTCGAGAAAAAAAATCTTCCCCAAAAGAGGTAGTCTGGGAAGTAATGACAAAGGGAAGTTATGAAGGTGATATTTTAATTGATGAATATATTATTGAACTTAGAAAAAATTGTAATGGACGAGAACTTGTTTTCAAAAATATGTCTTATGAAGACGTTAGGAATTTCATTAAAGCAAAAGGATCTATGCCATTGCCTCCATATATTAAAAGGCAACCTGAACAGAGTGATAAAGAAAATTATCAGACAGTTTATGCAAGATTCAATGGTTCTATTGCAGCTCCTACTGCAGGGCTTCATTTTACAGAAGAGCTTCTTGAAAGGATTAAAGACAAAGGAGTTATATTAAGAGAAATTACTCTTCATGTTGGAGTTGGAACTTTCAAACCAATTAAAGTTAAAAATTTACAGGAACATGAAATGGATTTTGAGTATTTTGAAATAGATAAAAAAGTTCTCAACGAAACTTACGAAACCAGAAAAAAAGGTAAAAAAGTTTTTTCTGTTGGAACAACCACAACAAGAGCACTTGAAGGATATGCTTCAGGACAGTATGAAGACAATGGTTCTGATGAAAATAAAATTAAAGGAACAACTAATATTTTCATTTATCCTGGATATGAATTTAAAATGATAAATGCATTCATTACAAATTTTCACTTGCCAAAATCAACTCCTCTTGCTATGGTTTATGCTTTCTGCGATATTGATAAAGTAAAAAAAGCTTATACAGAAGCCATAGAGAAACAATATAGATTTTTTTCTTATGGTGATGCTATGTTAATCATATGA
- a CDS encoding SPOR domain-containing protein, with protein sequence MKKNSEELLVLHKKTFFLIVAAISILGILAGYTLCYITTPVKEVYVQKTSETEKTVLPSTSESVIAKKPENVAQANQPHINTPEKKEDVKVVQEVETIEKTQSEKKIEDKKKAETKVYTSKKATSKKAVYTIQLGAFSDLSNAEALVTKLRDAGFNATLVKEKLYKVKAGYYKRFKDAKKASEFLRAKGFDNFITKTTQKLKGGSPSHA encoded by the coding sequence ATGAAAAAGAACAGTGAGGAACTTTTAGTATTGCATAAGAAAACATTTTTTTTAATAGTAGCAGCGATATCTATTTTAGGTATTTTAGCAGGCTATACACTTTGTTATATTACAACACCTGTAAAGGAAGTTTATGTTCAAAAAACCAGCGAGACTGAAAAAACAGTTTTACCTTCCACATCAGAATCTGTAATTGCTAAAAAACCGGAAAATGTTGCTCAGGCAAACCAACCACATATAAATACGCCAGAGAAGAAAGAGGATGTTAAGGTAGTTCAAGAAGTTGAAACAATAGAAAAAACTCAGAGTGAGAAGAAAATAGAGGATAAGAAAAAAGCTGAGACGAAGGTGTATACTTCAAAGAAAGCAACTTCTAAAAAAGCTGTATACACTATTCAATTGGGAGCTTTTTCAGATTTAAGTAATGCAGAGGCTTTAGTTACAAAACTTAGAGATGCTGGATTTAATGCTACTCTGGTTAAAGAGAAGTTATACAAGGTCAAAGCAGGTTATTATAAAAGATTTAAAGATGCAAAAAAAGCATCAGAATTTCTAAGGGCAAAGGGTTTTGACAATTTTATAACAAAAACAACTCAAAAGTTAAAAGGAGGATCTCCATCGCACGCATAA
- a CDS encoding PhoH family protein translates to MIEDTLNVTLTIRGNKLIIHGEDDIDIERTEQIIEEIRAVNREGYIVKPEDIMHSIQGIKEGKPVSVLGLFQGGIPLPSKKRVIIPKTETQKEYMEAMFKYDIVFGIGPAGTGKTYLAMAMAIHFLLTRQVSRIVLVRPAVEAGERLGFLPGAIEEKVSPYLRPLYDALYDMLDFDRASKLIEKGAIEIAPLAFMRGRTLNDAFIILDEAQNTTTEQMKMYLTRLGFGSKTVITGDITQIDLPSQKVSGLVEALKILKDIEGIKTIYFTDRDVVRHRLVQKIIKAYEKHERQSTA, encoded by the coding sequence TTGATTGAAGATACTCTTAATGTTACTCTAACTATTAGAGGCAATAAACTTATCATTCACGGAGAGGATGACATAGACATAGAAAGAACAGAACAAATAATTGAAGAAATAAGAGCAGTTAATAGGGAAGGATATATAGTAAAACCCGAAGATATCATGCATTCTATTCAAGGGATTAAGGAAGGCAAACCTGTATCAGTACTCGGGCTTTTTCAAGGAGGCATTCCTCTTCCTTCCAAAAAAAGAGTTATTATTCCCAAAACAGAAACTCAAAAGGAATATATGGAAGCAATGTTCAAGTATGACATAGTGTTTGGAATAGGTCCTGCTGGAACAGGCAAAACATATCTTGCAATGGCAATGGCAATTCATTTTTTGCTTACAAGGCAGGTTTCAAGAATTGTTCTTGTAAGGCCTGCTGTTGAAGCAGGAGAAAGACTGGGGTTTCTTCCAGGAGCTATTGAAGAAAAGGTAAGCCCGTATTTGCGACCTTTGTATGATGCACTTTATGATATGTTAGACTTTGATAGGGCATCTAAACTCATTGAAAAAGGAGCAATTGAAATAGCTCCTCTTGCTTTCATGAGAGGCAGAACATTGAATGATGCCTTTATAATTCTTGATGAAGCACAGAATACCACCACTGAACAGATGAAGATGTATCTTACCAGACTTGGATTTGGCTCAAAAACAGTAATAACCGGAGACATTACTCAGATAGATCTTCCATCTCAAAAAGTTTCTGGATTGGTAGAAGCATTAAAAATTCTTAAAGATATAGAAGGAATAAAAACTATCTATTTCACTGACAGGGATGTTGTAAGACATAGACTTGTTCAGAAAATTATAAAGGCTTATGAAAAACATGAAAGACAATCCACAGCTTAA